The Amycolatopsis sp. 195334CR genome window below encodes:
- a CDS encoding PadR family transcriptional regulator → MSATRLLVLGAVRGFGRAHGYLVRTELLTWGADEWANVKWGSLYHALRQLAKDGLLRAIDVPESGDRVDYEITEAGDEEFFRLLREALRQPELRQDMLTAGLALLPALPRDEAIELLEKRLHALESGRADIIEQTSSWADPGHVQELFDLWVHNTSSGADWTRGLIDRLKAGAHTMAGEDPTGFGMPGTWTPTQV, encoded by the coding sequence ATGTCGGCGACGCGGCTGCTGGTGCTCGGTGCGGTCCGCGGGTTCGGCCGGGCCCACGGTTACCTGGTCCGCACCGAACTGCTGACCTGGGGCGCCGACGAGTGGGCCAACGTCAAATGGGGCTCGCTCTACCACGCGCTGCGCCAGCTGGCGAAGGACGGACTGCTGCGCGCGATCGACGTGCCCGAGTCGGGCGACCGCGTGGACTACGAGATCACCGAAGCCGGTGACGAGGAGTTCTTCCGCCTGCTCCGCGAAGCCCTGCGCCAGCCCGAACTCCGCCAGGACATGCTGACCGCCGGACTGGCGCTGCTGCCCGCGCTGCCCAGGGACGAGGCCATCGAGCTGCTGGAAAAACGGCTGCACGCCTTGGAAAGCGGCCGCGCGGACATCATCGAGCAGACCAGTTCGTGGGCCGATCCCGGGCACGTGCAGGAGCTGTTCGACCTCTGGGTGCACAACACCAGCAGCGGTGCCGACTGGACGCGCGGCCTGATCGATCGGCTGAAGGCGGGCGCGCACACGATGGCCGGGGAGGACCCCACCGGCTTCGGCATGCCGGGCACCTGGACTCCGACCCAGGTCTGA
- a CDS encoding SDR family oxidoreductase — translation MELTGKTAVVTGASRGIGRAVAERLAGAGALVAVHYGSNDAAAEEAVASIERAGGQAFAVRAELGVDGDVDTLFAGLERGLAGRKLDILVNNAAIVSGKLDEVTPAEFDRLFAVNVRAPYFIVQRAVPLLADHGRVINVSSGVTRIALPETAYAMTKGALDVLGRNLANQLGDRGITVNTVAPGVTETDMNSWLDHEPERGNAMAAMAALGRIGRPSDIAAAVAFLASPDAGWITGNWLDASGGLFLGPRPQPAS, via the coding sequence ATGGAACTCACGGGAAAGACCGCAGTGGTGACCGGGGCGTCGCGGGGTATCGGCCGCGCGGTGGCGGAACGGCTCGCGGGAGCGGGCGCGCTCGTCGCGGTGCACTACGGGAGCAACGACGCGGCGGCCGAGGAGGCGGTCGCGAGCATCGAGCGGGCGGGCGGCCAGGCCTTCGCCGTCCGCGCGGAACTCGGGGTGGACGGTGATGTCGACACGCTGTTCGCCGGTCTCGAACGCGGCCTGGCCGGGCGGAAGCTCGACATCCTGGTCAACAACGCGGCCATCGTCTCCGGGAAGCTGGACGAGGTGACGCCCGCCGAGTTCGACCGGCTGTTCGCGGTGAACGTGCGGGCCCCGTACTTCATCGTCCAGCGGGCGGTCCCGCTGCTCGCGGACCACGGCCGGGTGATCAACGTGTCCTCCGGCGTCACCCGGATCGCGTTGCCGGAAACCGCGTACGCGATGACCAAGGGCGCGCTGGACGTGCTCGGCCGGAACCTGGCCAACCAGCTCGGCGACCGCGGGATCACGGTGAACACCGTCGCGCCGGGGGTCACCGAGACCGACATGAACAGCTGGCTCGACCACGAACCGGAACGCGGGAACGCGATGGCGGCGATGGCCGCGCTCGGCCGCATCGGCCGGCCGTCGGACATCGCCGCCGCGGTCGCGTTCCTCGCTTCACCGGACGCCGGGTGGATCACCGGCAACTGGCTCGACGCCAGCGGCGGCCTCTTCCTCGGGCCGCGTCCTCAGCCCGCGTCGTAG
- a CDS encoding VOC family protein: MTTSATLHGYFGYRDAQGALDWFQRAFGFEQTMCFSDGHGGIGHAELRYGPGVSFTLFTDEAGYDRAALKGETVGHGLWIRLGSEEEVDALYAKASAAGAKVIWPPAATEWGTYRFRVHDPEGYEWTFSTYDAG; encoded by the coding sequence ATGACGACTTCCGCCACCCTCCACGGTTACTTCGGCTACCGCGACGCCCAGGGCGCGCTGGACTGGTTCCAGCGCGCCTTCGGGTTCGAGCAGACCATGTGCTTTTCCGACGGCCACGGCGGCATCGGGCACGCCGAACTCCGGTACGGGCCCGGGGTCAGCTTCACCCTGTTCACCGACGAAGCCGGGTACGACCGGGCGGCGTTGAAGGGCGAGACGGTCGGGCACGGCCTGTGGATCCGGCTCGGTTCCGAGGAGGAGGTGGATGCCTTGTACGCCAAGGCGAGCGCCGCCGGGGCGAAGGTGATCTGGCCGCCGGCGGCCACCGAGTGGGGCACCTACCGGTTCCGCGTGCACGACCCCGAGGGCTACGAGTGGACCTTCAGCACCTACGACGCGGGCTGA
- a CDS encoding alpha/beta fold hydrolase, whose translation MKKLGALVAAVAVSGATLLAGTAVADNGLARFHHQKLDWKSCDHKALDEAGAQCAEVKVPLNYADPRGRTISVAISRIKATDPGQRRGVMLSNPGGPGGPGLDMMVGVKQAMTPAVTAKYDLIGMDPRGIGRSNPVDCGWPVGLMLRSSGADRASFDRTVRLQADLARQCAETEGDVLRHISTRNTARDMDVIRGALGERKINYFGWSYGTYLGSVYTQMFPRHSDRFVLDSAVDSKRYGTRMFQDMGEPNEAALDEWAEWTAERDAEYHLGTTGKEVRAVVEDLVRRSAERPIRIGQYELDQHALPIVVFISLADPRANPALAADVRQLVDAADGKQVEPNPALTSTLEVIYRPTPETQMSGQSAVLCGDKVEQRDPEYYWRNIQRSRAEQPVFGAFANGITACAFWAPPAEKPTVVRNSASALIVQATGDTRTSYDSGVDLHHAMSGSKLVTLQDVRVHAVFGHFPNTCAENAVNTYFADGKLPAEDLTCRAD comes from the coding sequence ATGAAGAAGCTCGGCGCACTGGTGGCCGCGGTGGCCGTCAGCGGGGCCACCCTGCTGGCGGGCACCGCGGTGGCGGACAACGGCCTGGCCCGGTTCCACCACCAGAAGCTCGACTGGAAGTCCTGCGACCACAAGGCACTCGACGAGGCGGGCGCGCAGTGCGCCGAGGTCAAGGTGCCGCTGAACTACGCCGATCCGCGTGGCCGCACCATTTCCGTGGCGATCTCGCGGATCAAGGCCACCGATCCCGGGCAGCGGCGCGGGGTGATGCTGTCCAATCCCGGCGGCCCGGGTGGTCCCGGGCTGGACATGATGGTCGGCGTCAAGCAGGCGATGACGCCGGCGGTGACCGCGAAGTACGACCTGATCGGCATGGACCCGCGGGGGATCGGCCGGTCGAACCCGGTCGACTGCGGCTGGCCGGTGGGCCTGATGCTGCGCTCGTCGGGCGCGGACCGCGCGAGCTTCGACCGGACCGTGCGGTTGCAGGCGGACCTGGCGCGGCAGTGCGCGGAGACCGAGGGCGACGTGCTGCGCCACATCTCCACCCGCAACACCGCCCGCGACATGGACGTGATCCGCGGTGCGCTGGGTGAGCGGAAGATCAACTACTTCGGCTGGTCGTACGGGACCTACCTGGGTTCGGTGTACACGCAGATGTTCCCGCGCCACAGCGACCGCTTCGTGCTGGACAGCGCGGTCGACTCGAAGCGCTACGGCACCAGGATGTTCCAGGACATGGGCGAGCCGAACGAGGCGGCGCTGGACGAATGGGCGGAGTGGACCGCCGAACGCGACGCCGAGTACCACCTCGGGACCACCGGCAAGGAGGTCAGGGCGGTGGTGGAGGACCTGGTGCGGCGGTCGGCGGAGCGGCCGATCCGGATCGGGCAGTACGAGCTCGACCAGCACGCGCTGCCGATCGTGGTGTTCATCTCGCTGGCCGATCCGCGGGCGAACCCGGCGCTGGCCGCCGACGTGCGGCAGCTCGTCGACGCCGCCGACGGCAAGCAGGTGGAGCCGAACCCCGCGCTGACGAGCACGCTGGAGGTCATCTACCGGCCGACCCCGGAGACGCAGATGTCCGGGCAGTCCGCGGTGCTGTGCGGGGACAAGGTCGAGCAGCGCGACCCCGAGTACTACTGGCGGAACATCCAGCGCTCGCGGGCCGAGCAGCCGGTCTTCGGTGCCTTCGCCAACGGCATCACCGCCTGCGCGTTCTGGGCGCCGCCCGCGGAAAAGCCGACCGTGGTGCGGAATTCGGCGTCCGCGTTGATCGTGCAGGCCACCGGGGACACCCGCACGTCGTACGACAGCGGCGTCGACCTGCACCACGCGATGAGCGGCTCGAAGCTGGTCACCCTGCAGGACGTCCGGGTGCACGCGGTGTTCGGCCACTTCCCGAACACCTGCGCGGAGAACGCGGTCAACACCTACTTCGCCGACGGCAAGCTGCCCGCCGAGGACCTCACCTGCCGAGCCGACTGA
- a CDS encoding serine hydrolase, whose protein sequence is MRASTFAVVFGLAAVVAGAVPAAAAPSPPLQQELDRLVRVEGVPGAQAVLSERGRSREVTSGAGDLRTGQPFPHRARIRIGSNTKTFVATVVLQLVAERRVELDRPVEQYLPGAVRGDRRITVRHLLQHTSGLADYLEKLDPVETRWRYRTADELARLAMTLPPHFDPGAKWEYSNTNYVLAGLLVERVTGRPLATELNRRVILPLGLHSTYYPMPGDTGIHGPHPRGYHEVGGERVDYTRQDPSWGGAAGAMVSTGQDLNRFFTALLSGELLPPAQLAEMKRTVPADIFPGAGYGLGLIRVPVSCGVEFWGHGGSIPGFRTRGGATTDGRAVNVAVNQVTDTESGSAAVLRAVDAAVCAA, encoded by the coding sequence TTGCGTGCAAGCACTTTCGCGGTGGTGTTCGGACTGGCCGCCGTGGTGGCGGGTGCGGTACCGGCCGCCGCCGCGCCGTCGCCGCCGCTCCAGCAGGAGTTGGACCGGCTGGTCCGGGTCGAGGGCGTACCGGGGGCGCAGGCCGTGCTCAGCGAACGCGGCCGCAGCCGGGAGGTCACCAGCGGCGCGGGTGACCTGCGCACCGGGCAGCCGTTCCCGCACCGGGCCCGGATCAGGATCGGCAGCAACACCAAGACCTTCGTCGCCACCGTCGTGCTCCAGCTGGTGGCGGAACGCCGGGTCGAGCTCGACCGCCCGGTGGAGCAGTACCTGCCGGGCGCGGTCCGCGGCGACCGGCGGATCACCGTGCGGCACCTGCTCCAGCACACCAGCGGGCTGGCCGACTACCTGGAGAAGCTCGACCCGGTCGAGACCCGCTGGCGGTACCGCACCGCGGACGAGCTGGCGCGGCTGGCCATGACCCTGCCGCCCCACTTCGACCCCGGCGCGAAGTGGGAGTACTCCAACACGAACTACGTCCTGGCCGGGCTGCTCGTCGAACGGGTCACCGGGCGGCCGCTGGCCACGGAGCTGAACCGCCGCGTCATCCTCCCGCTCGGCCTGCACTCGACCTACTACCCGATGCCCGGCGACACCGGGATCCACGGCCCGCACCCCCGCGGCTACCACGAGGTCGGCGGGGAGCGGGTCGACTACACGCGGCAGGACCCGTCGTGGGGCGGGGCGGCCGGCGCCATGGTCTCCACCGGCCAGGACCTGAACCGGTTCTTCACCGCGCTGCTGTCCGGGGAGCTGCTGCCCCCGGCGCAGCTGGCCGAGATGAAGCGGACCGTGCCCGCCGACATCTTCCCCGGCGCCGGGTACGGCCTCGGCCTGATCCGCGTCCCGGTGTCCTGCGGCGTGGAGTTCTGGGGCCACGGCGGCAGCATTCCCGGCTTCCGCACCCGCGGCGGGGCCACCACCGACGGCCGCGCGGTGAACGTCGCGGTCAACCAGGTCACCGACACCGAATCCGGCTCCGCCGCCGTGCTGCGGGCCGTCGACGCCGCCGTCTGCGCGGCCTGA
- a CDS encoding amidohydrolase family protein, with the protein MSRVALRNVRVFDGRELTEPRTVVIDGPVLGSEESGAEVVDGAGGVLLPGFIDAHLHPRDRDALDRLLAHGVTTGLAMATWPAELLAELRAAGGTEIRSAGTPAIGAGGPHAKVPGMAESAVVRDPAQAPGFVADRLAEGADYLKLVLEGPGEGGPSEAVARALTDEAHARGLSVVAHATVPEAYTLGLDIGADVLTHVPLGRPVTDADVARMAADGRVVVPTLVMMEGVAETMGVPDAYRAAESSVGAMHAAGVPVLAGSDANDQPGIPFQPAFGESLHRELELLVAAGLTTVDAVRAATCLPAEHFGLTDRGVVEPGKRADLVLLDGDPLADIRATRAIRRSWLGGVEQ; encoded by the coding sequence ATGTCCAGGGTGGCGCTGCGGAACGTACGGGTGTTCGACGGCCGGGAGCTGACCGAACCGCGCACGGTGGTGATCGACGGCCCGGTGCTGGGCTCCGAAGAGAGCGGGGCCGAGGTGGTCGACGGGGCCGGGGGTGTGCTGCTCCCCGGGTTCATCGACGCGCACCTGCACCCCCGCGACCGCGACGCGCTCGACCGGCTGCTCGCCCACGGCGTGACCACCGGGCTGGCGATGGCCACCTGGCCCGCGGAACTGCTGGCCGAGCTGCGCGCCGCGGGCGGCACCGAGATCCGCAGCGCGGGCACGCCGGCCATCGGTGCGGGCGGACCGCACGCGAAGGTGCCCGGCATGGCCGAATCGGCGGTGGTGCGCGATCCCGCGCAGGCACCGGGGTTCGTGGCCGATCGCCTCGCCGAAGGGGCCGACTACCTCAAGCTCGTGCTCGAAGGCCCCGGCGAGGGCGGGCCCAGCGAGGCCGTGGCACGGGCCCTGACCGACGAAGCCCACGCGCGCGGGCTGTCGGTGGTCGCCCACGCGACTGTTCCCGAGGCCTACACCCTCGGCCTGGACATCGGCGCGGACGTGCTGACCCACGTCCCGCTCGGCCGCCCGGTAACCGATGCCGACGTCGCGCGCATGGCCGCCGACGGGCGCGTCGTGGTGCCGACGCTGGTGATGATGGAGGGCGTCGCCGAGACCATGGGGGTGCCCGACGCGTACCGGGCGGCGGAGAGCAGCGTCGGCGCGATGCACGCCGCCGGCGTGCCGGTGCTGGCCGGCAGCGACGCCAACGACCAGCCCGGCATCCCGTTCCAGCCCGCGTTCGGCGAGAGCCTGCACCGGGAACTCGAACTGCTCGTGGCCGCGGGACTGACCACTGTGGACGCGGTGCGCGCGGCCACCTGCCTGCCCGCCGAGCACTTCGGGCTGACCGACCGGGGCGTGGTCGAGCCGGGCAAGCGCGCCGATCTGGTGCTGCTGGACGGCGACCCGCTGGCCGACATCCGCGCCACCCGGGCCATCCGCCGTAGCTGGCTCGGCGGCGTCGAGCAGTAG
- a CDS encoding TetR/AcrR family transcriptional regulator, protein MTRLTRAQQQQRTHERLLEAGGAVFARRGFLAATVEEIVVEAGYTRGALYKHFDGKEGLWLAITEARAEDHLLDLGTRLDLVSDRDELVAALVPGGPAFGEDVPRWSVATYEFSAWLAGQPDLAATVVATQRQREARIVELLDRTCARLGVRPSMPLPRVVVLIGALGGSLALRRAIDPAADVHAVAADTLAAVFPSA, encoded by the coding sequence GTGACCAGGTTGACGCGGGCGCAGCAACAGCAGCGCACCCACGAACGGCTGCTCGAGGCCGGGGGCGCGGTGTTCGCGCGGCGTGGTTTCCTCGCCGCGACCGTCGAGGAGATCGTGGTCGAAGCCGGTTACACGCGGGGTGCGCTGTACAAGCACTTCGACGGCAAGGAAGGCCTGTGGCTGGCGATCACCGAGGCCAGGGCCGAGGACCACCTGCTCGACCTCGGCACCCGCCTCGACCTGGTGTCCGATCGCGACGAACTGGTGGCGGCGCTGGTGCCGGGCGGTCCCGCGTTCGGTGAGGACGTGCCCCGGTGGAGCGTGGCCACCTACGAGTTCTCGGCCTGGCTGGCCGGGCAGCCGGACCTCGCCGCGACCGTGGTCGCCACCCAGCGGCAGCGCGAGGCGCGGATCGTCGAGCTGCTCGACCGGACCTGCGCCCGCCTCGGGGTCCGGCCCAGCATGCCGTTGCCGCGGGTGGTGGTGCTGATCGGTGCCCTCGGCGGCAGCCTCGCCCTGCGCCGCGCGATCGACCCGGCGGCCGACGTGCACGCCGTCGCGGCCGACACCCTCGCCGCGGTGTTCCCGTCAGCGTGA
- a CDS encoding TetR/AcrR family transcriptional regulator yields the protein MLVWERPEPPDRPVPAPLSRERIVRAAIRLADADGLDAVSLRKVAGALDVGPMRLYGYIATKEELLDLMVDAVYAEIRPTGDGWREVLGALATSTRRVAHQHEWLADLLGGRPQLGPNTLASGNAVLAAMAGVDLDTVVPAVAAVNAYVFGAVRREITERRAERASGMDKEQWQHTYGPYLERTFATGEFPALESMVRDGPHLDADETFRTGLDFVLDGIEARISR from the coding sequence ATGTTGGTGTGGGAGCGGCCGGAGCCGCCGGACCGGCCGGTACCGGCCCCGCTGAGCCGCGAGCGGATCGTGCGCGCGGCGATCCGGCTCGCCGACGCGGACGGGCTCGACGCGGTGTCGTTGCGCAAGGTCGCCGGGGCGCTGGACGTCGGCCCGATGCGGTTGTACGGCTACATCGCCACCAAGGAGGAGCTGCTCGACCTGATGGTCGACGCGGTCTACGCGGAGATCCGGCCCACCGGCGACGGTTGGCGCGAGGTGCTGGGCGCACTGGCCACCAGCACCCGGCGGGTCGCCCACCAGCACGAATGGCTTGCCGACCTGCTCGGCGGCCGTCCCCAGCTCGGACCCAACACGCTCGCCAGCGGGAACGCCGTGCTGGCCGCGATGGCGGGCGTCGACCTGGACACCGTCGTCCCGGCGGTCGCCGCGGTCAACGCGTACGTGTTCGGCGCGGTGCGCCGGGAGATCACCGAACGGCGTGCCGAGCGGGCCTCCGGCATGGACAAGGAGCAGTGGCAGCACACCTACGGGCCCTACCTGGAGCGGACCTTCGCCACCGGCGAGTTCCCCGCGCTGGAGTCGATGGTGCGCGACGGTCCGCACCTGGACGCCGACGAGACCTTCCGGACCGGCCTCGACTTCGTGCTCGACGGGATCGAAGCCCGCATCTCACGCTGA